From Pseudomonas sp. CCI4.2, one genomic window encodes:
- a CDS encoding LysE family translocator has protein sequence MYWTEFLTVALIHLLAVASPGPDFAVVVRESVTHGRKAGTWTAMGVGTAIFLHVGYSLLGIGLIVSQSIVLFNALKWAAAAYLLYIGIKALRAKPASATDAPIKLPVGEGTARGAFTSGFVTNGLNPKATLFFLSLFTVVINPHTPLLVQAGYGLYLALATGVWFCLVARLFSQERVRAGFARMGHWFDRTMGVVLVALGVKLAFTSVH, from the coding sequence ATGTACTGGACGGAATTTTTAACCGTTGCCCTGATTCACCTGCTCGCCGTCGCCAGCCCCGGCCCGGATTTCGCCGTCGTGGTCCGCGAAAGCGTCACCCACGGCCGCAAAGCCGGCACCTGGACCGCCATGGGCGTCGGCACCGCGATTTTCCTGCACGTGGGTTATTCGCTATTGGGCATCGGCCTGATCGTTTCGCAATCCATCGTCTTGTTCAACGCCCTCAAATGGGCCGCCGCCGCGTACTTGCTGTACATCGGCATCAAAGCCCTGCGCGCCAAACCCGCCAGCGCCACCGACGCCCCGATCAAACTGCCCGTGGGCGAAGGCACCGCCCGCGGTGCCTTCACCAGCGGATTCGTCACCAACGGCCTCAACCCCAAAGCCACATTGTTTTTCCTCTCGTTGTTCACCGTCGTCATCAACCCGCACACACCGCTGCTGGTGCAAGCGGGCTACGGCCTCTACCTCGCCCTCGCCACCGGGGTGTGGTTTTGCTTGGTAGCGCGGTTGTTCAGCCAGGAACGCGTGCGCGCAGGGTTTGCACGGATGGGTCATTGGTTCGACCGGACTATGGGTGTGGTCTTGGTCGCGTTGGGGGTTAAGTTGGCGTTTACTTCGGTGCATTGA
- a CDS encoding ABC transporter ATP-binding protein, producing MTSQSNTALSVSNIQKSYGSAHVLKGISLDAHKGDVISILGASGSGKSTFLRCINLLETPDEGSISLDGEAIEMARHRDGRLLPSNARQVERMRSRLGMVFQNFNLWSHMTVLQNVIEGPMRVLKRPRAECIEDAEQLLHKVGLYEHRDYYPAHLSGGQQQRVAIARALAMNPQVMLFDEPTSALDPELVGEVLRVMRSLAEEGRTMLVVTHEMGFARHVSNRVIYMHGGLVDAQGTPAELFEGLPTERFRQFVSSHNQRNTD from the coding sequence ATGACGTCTCAATCAAACACCGCCCTGTCGGTGAGCAACATTCAAAAATCCTACGGCTCAGCCCACGTGCTCAAGGGCATTTCCCTGGACGCGCACAAAGGCGATGTGATCTCGATTCTCGGTGCCAGCGGCTCGGGCAAAAGCACCTTTTTGCGCTGCATCAATTTGCTGGAAACCCCAGACGAAGGCTCTATCAGCCTGGACGGCGAGGCGATTGAAATGGCCCGTCACCGCGATGGCCGCCTGCTGCCCAGTAACGCCCGCCAGGTTGAACGGATGCGCAGCCGCTTAGGCATGGTGTTTCAGAACTTCAACCTGTGGTCGCACATGACCGTGCTGCAAAACGTCATCGAAGGCCCGATGCGTGTGCTCAAACGCCCGCGTGCCGAGTGCATCGAAGACGCTGAACAGTTGCTGCACAAGGTCGGCCTGTATGAGCACCGCGATTACTACCCCGCGCATTTGTCCGGCGGCCAGCAACAGCGCGTGGCCATCGCCCGGGCCTTGGCGATGAACCCGCAAGTCATGCTGTTCGACGAACCCACCTCAGCCCTCGATCCCGAACTGGTGGGCGAAGTGCTGCGGGTCATGCGCTCATTGGCCGAAGAAGGCCGGACGATGTTGGTGGTGACTCACGAAATGGGCTTTGCACGCCATGTGTCGAACCGGGTCATTTATATGCACGGCGGGTTGGTTGACGCACAAGGCACCCCGGCTGAGCTGTTTGAAGGCCTGCCGACTGAGCGTTTCCGTCAGTTCGTTTCCAGCCATAACCAACGCAACACCGACTGA
- a CDS encoding ABC transporter permease: MIDFAFLADTMLKLLAALPTTLTLFFCSLVLGLTLSLGIVAMRVSRWAILSYPARFYIMIFRGTPLLIQMFLIYYGLGQFPAVRDSFMWVVLKSPYGCAVLSLAMCTAGYTAEIIRGGLLSVPHGQIEAGQAIGMSPWALLYRIIAPVTLRQALPAYSTEAILLVKSTALASLVTVWDVTGVAQQIIQRTYRTMEVFLCAALIYLVLNFLVVRAVAWIEHRLSPHLRERPAGASPKTPKSKTAVTSPTHP, encoded by the coding sequence ATGATCGATTTCGCCTTTCTCGCCGACACCATGCTCAAATTGCTGGCCGCTCTGCCCACCACCCTGACGTTATTTTTCTGCTCGCTGGTGCTGGGCCTGACCCTTTCCCTAGGCATCGTCGCCATGCGTGTAAGCCGCTGGGCCATCCTTAGCTACCCGGCGCGTTTCTACATCATGATCTTTCGCGGTACGCCGCTGCTGATCCAGATGTTCCTGATCTATTACGGCCTCGGTCAATTTCCGGCGGTTCGCGACAGTTTCATGTGGGTGGTGCTGAAATCTCCCTACGGGTGCGCGGTACTTTCCCTCGCCATGTGTACGGCCGGCTACACCGCTGAAATCATCCGGGGCGGTCTGCTCAGCGTGCCCCATGGGCAGATCGAAGCGGGGCAGGCCATTGGCATGTCGCCGTGGGCCTTGTTGTATCGGATTATTGCGCCGGTGACGTTGCGTCAGGCGCTGCCGGCGTATTCAACGGAAGCAATTCTGCTGGTCAAGTCCACCGCGCTGGCCAGTCTGGTCACGGTGTGGGACGTCACCGGCGTCGCTCAGCAAATCATCCAACGCACCTACCGGACCATGGAAGTGTTCCTCTGCGCCGCGTTGATTTATCTGGTCCTGAACTTTCTGGTGGTGCGTGCGGTGGCCTGGATCGAGCACCGTCTTTCGCCTCATCTTCGTGAACGACCTGCCGGGGCTTCGCCGAAAACGCCTAAATCAAAGACGGCCGTTACATCACCCACTCATCCCTAA
- a CDS encoding ABC transporter permease — protein MNLLQMLSFGETGWGMALLKAAGTTLLLTLAALLIGALIGGVIAAAKLSRRRVFRGLGDLYSILFRGIPELLVIYLFYFGGATVVSAVGHWFGADGYIDVPPFLVGAIAVGLISASYQAEVYRGAFIAVPKGELEAALAIGMTKAMRIRRVLIPQIMRYALPGLGNVMQMSLKDSALISVIGLVELMRASQVAAGSTRQYFTFYIVGGALYLVLTGLSGRIFNIAEARVRRTQRRSPTQS, from the coding sequence ATGAATCTCTTGCAGATGCTGAGCTTCGGTGAGACGGGTTGGGGCATGGCGTTGCTCAAGGCCGCTGGCACCACACTGTTGTTGACGCTGGCGGCATTGTTGATCGGCGCATTGATCGGCGGTGTGATTGCCGCGGCGAAGCTATCCCGTCGACGCGTGTTTCGGGGCTTGGGGGATCTGTACTCGATTCTGTTCCGTGGCATTCCCGAGCTGTTGGTTATCTATTTGTTCTATTTCGGTGGCGCAACCGTGGTGTCTGCGGTCGGCCACTGGTTTGGGGCTGACGGTTACATCGATGTCCCACCGTTTCTGGTGGGCGCCATTGCAGTAGGACTGATCTCCGCGTCGTATCAGGCGGAAGTCTATCGCGGCGCCTTCATTGCGGTGCCCAAGGGTGAGCTGGAAGCCGCGTTGGCCATTGGCATGACCAAAGCCATGCGCATCAGGCGGGTATTGATCCCGCAAATCATGCGTTACGCGCTGCCGGGTCTGGGCAACGTGATGCAAATGAGCCTGAAGGATTCGGCGCTGATTTCGGTGATCGGTTTAGTTGAGTTGATGCGCGCCAGCCAAGTCGCGGCCGGTTCGACCCGGCAATATTTTACGTTCTACATCGTTGGCGGCGCGTTGTACCTGGTCCTCACCGGGCTCTCGGGTCGCATTTTCAATATCGCTGAAGCTCGCGTGCGCCGTACCCAGCGCCGCAGCCCTACACAGTCTTGA
- a CDS encoding transporter substrate-binding domain-containing protein, with amino-acid sequence MSKKISWFGFVAVSAAALAFMPVVHAKDWTSVNIATEGAYEPWNLTLPGGKIGGFEPELMDILCQRMKLKCNVVVQNWDGMIASLNSGKFDVLMDAIVITPERQQVMAFSIPYASTPASFVALDAKLLPGKTGQADGITLGTDAKKVRASVEDLRAALKGKIIGIASGTVYTPFIDEQFKDVATIREYSSSAEAILDLQAGRIDVDFDDVTFLNSLMDKPENKNLAYTGPQIAGPIWGDGEALGFRQKDADLKAQFDAALKEALADGTVKKLSEKWFKLDLTPKS; translated from the coding sequence ATGTCGAAGAAAATCAGTTGGTTTGGATTTGTAGCTGTGAGTGCAGCGGCACTGGCGTTTATGCCGGTTGTGCATGCCAAAGACTGGACGTCGGTGAACATCGCCACCGAAGGCGCGTACGAGCCTTGGAACCTGACGCTGCCGGGCGGCAAGATTGGGGGTTTCGAGCCTGAGCTGATGGACATCCTCTGCCAGCGGATGAAACTGAAATGCAACGTGGTCGTGCAGAACTGGGATGGGATGATTGCCAGCCTGAACTCGGGCAAGTTCGACGTGCTGATGGACGCGATCGTGATCACGCCAGAGCGCCAACAAGTCATGGCCTTCTCGATTCCGTATGCGAGCACCCCGGCGAGCTTCGTCGCCTTGGACGCAAAACTGCTGCCGGGTAAAACCGGTCAGGCAGACGGCATCACATTGGGTACCGATGCTAAAAAGGTCCGCGCCAGTGTTGAAGATTTGCGGGCTGCGCTGAAGGGCAAAATCATCGGTATTGCATCGGGCACGGTCTACACCCCGTTCATTGATGAACAGTTCAAAGACGTCGCCACTATTCGTGAATACAGCAGCTCGGCAGAAGCGATTCTAGACTTGCAGGCGGGTCGAATCGATGTGGATTTCGACGACGTGACCTTCTTGAACTCACTGATGGACAAGCCGGAAAACAAAAACCTCGCCTACACCGGTCCACAGATTGCCGGCCCGATTTGGGGCGATGGCGAAGCCTTGGGTTTCCGTCAGAAAGATGCAGATTTGAAAGCCCAGTTTGATGCTGCGCTGAAAGAAGCATTGGCTGACGGCACAGTTAAAAAGCTCAGCGAAAAGTGGTTCAAGCTGGATTTGACTCCGAAATCGTGA
- a CDS encoding 2-hydroxyacid dehydrogenase: MSSQYKAVFLDHTSLDLGDLDFSALRENFSDLQLHSSSTPQQIIERLQGAQVAITNKTVIDANAFAACPDLKLVLITATGTNNVDLAAAREHGVVVCNCQGYGTPSVAQHTLMLLLALATRLPDYQSAVQHGRWQQAKQFCLLDFPIVELEGKTLGLLGHGELGGAVAKLAEAFGMRVLLGQIPGRPARPDRVPLNELLPQVDALTLHCPLNEHTQNMIGAHQLALLKPHAFVINTARGGLINEQALADALRNGHLGGAATDVLTVEPPVDGNPLLAGNIPRLIVTPHNAWGSREARQRIVGQLIENVQAHQAGTPRRVVS; encoded by the coding sequence ATGAGCAGCCAATACAAAGCGGTTTTTCTCGACCACACCTCCCTTGACCTTGGCGACCTCGACTTCAGTGCGCTGCGGGAAAACTTCAGCGATTTGCAGTTGCACAGCAGCAGTACGCCGCAGCAGATCATCGAGCGTTTGCAGGGTGCGCAGGTCGCGATTACTAACAAGACCGTGATCGACGCCAACGCATTCGCTGCGTGCCCGGACCTGAAACTGGTGTTGATTACCGCTACCGGTACCAATAACGTCGACTTGGCAGCGGCCCGGGAACACGGGGTAGTGGTGTGTAATTGCCAGGGTTATGGCACGCCGTCCGTGGCGCAACACACTTTAATGTTGCTGCTCGCGCTGGCCACACGCCTGCCGGATTATCAGAGCGCTGTGCAGCACGGTCGCTGGCAGCAAGCGAAGCAGTTTTGCCTGCTGGACTTCCCGATCGTCGAACTGGAAGGCAAAACCTTGGGCTTGTTGGGCCATGGCGAGCTGGGCGGCGCAGTGGCGAAGCTGGCTGAAGCTTTTGGAATGCGCGTTCTGCTCGGGCAAATTCCCGGCCGCCCTGCCCGCCCGGACCGCGTGCCGCTGAACGAGCTACTGCCGCAAGTGGATGCATTGACCTTGCACTGCCCGCTCAACGAGCACACTCAAAACATGATCGGCGCCCACCAACTGGCACTGCTCAAGCCCCATGCGTTCGTAATCAACACCGCGCGCGGCGGCCTGATAAATGAGCAGGCGCTCGCCGATGCGCTGCGCAACGGTCACCTTGGCGGCGCCGCTACTGATGTGCTTACGGTTGAGCCACCGGTCGATGGCAATCCTTTATTGGCGGGTAACATTCCTCGATTAATTGTGACGCCACACAATGCCTGGGGCAGTCGCGAGGCGCGCCAACGGATTGTCGGCCAGCTCATTGAAAACGTTCAGGCGCACCAGGCAGGAACGCCGCGACGTGTCGTCAGCTGA
- a CDS encoding class I SAM-dependent methyltransferase, giving the protein MDPRSEVLLRQADLFQGSLLLAGLPADDLLGKLPNAHGWCWHAGDQASLDAGFEGRTHFGVHAPEQAFDAAVVFLPKARDLADYVLNALASRLAGRELYLVGEKRSGIEAAAKQLSPFGKPRKLDSARHCQLWLVTVEHAPKAVELESLAQHYEVEMEDGPLKVVSLPGVFSHGRLDRGSALLLQHLDKLPSGNVLDFGCGAGVLGAAVKRRYPHNTVTLLDVDAFATASSRLTLAANGLQADVLTGDGIDAAPMGLSTILSNPPFHVGVHTDYQATENLLRKARLHLKTGGELRLVANSFLRYQPLIEEHLGVCAVKAEGQGFRIYRAKRA; this is encoded by the coding sequence ATGGACCCGCGCAGCGAAGTACTACTCCGTCAGGCCGATTTGTTTCAGGGCTCGTTGCTGCTGGCGGGTTTGCCTGCCGATGATCTGCTCGGGAAGTTGCCGAACGCCCACGGTTGGTGCTGGCATGCTGGCGACCAAGCAAGCCTTGATGCAGGCTTTGAAGGTCGCACTCACTTTGGCGTTCACGCGCCGGAGCAAGCGTTCGACGCCGCCGTGGTGTTTTTGCCGAAAGCGCGGGACTTGGCCGATTACGTATTGAACGCACTGGCGTCGCGCTTGGCCGGGCGCGAGCTGTACTTGGTCGGTGAGAAGCGCAGCGGAATCGAAGCCGCGGCCAAGCAATTAAGCCCCTTCGGTAAACCGCGCAAACTCGACAGCGCTCGCCACTGCCAGCTGTGGCTGGTCACGGTAGAGCACGCGCCCAAAGCCGTGGAACTCGAAAGCCTCGCCCAGCATTACGAGGTCGAGATGGAAGACGGCCCGCTGAAAGTGGTCAGCTTGCCGGGTGTATTTAGCCACGGTCGGTTGGATCGCGGCTCTGCGCTGCTGCTGCAACATTTGGACAAGCTTCCCAGCGGCAACGTCCTCGACTTCGGCTGCGGCGCGGGCGTGTTAGGCGCTGCGGTCAAGCGTCGTTATCCACATAACACCGTTACCCTGTTGGACGTCGATGCATTCGCGACCGCCAGTAGCCGCCTGACGTTGGCGGCCAACGGACTGCAAGCCGACGTATTAACCGGTGACGGTATCGACGCCGCACCGATGGGGTTGAGCACCATCCTGAGCAATCCGCCGTTCCATGTCGGGGTCCACACTGACTACCAGGCAACGGAAAATTTGTTGCGAAAAGCACGCCTTCATCTGAAAACCGGCGGCGAACTGCGCTTGGTTGCCAATAGCTTTCTACGCTACCAACCGTTGATCGAAGAGCATTTGGGCGTCTGTGCAGTAAAGGCAGAAGGCCAGGGTTTTCGCATCTACCGCGCCAAACGTGCTTGA
- a CDS encoding TMEM165/GDT1 family protein translates to MLESLLVPTAVVALAEIGDKTQLLALILAARFRKPWPIIGGIVAATLVNHAAAGAVGAWFGSLFSDATLHWILAASFVATALWTLVPDKMDDDEGSSARKFGPFVTTLIAFFIAEIGDKTQIATVMLAAQYSHLWLVILGTTAGMLIANVPVVLAGNFAADKLPLTLIRRLAAFAFFILAAFAVFKAMQVSGWV, encoded by the coding sequence ATGCTGGAATCCCTGCTAGTCCCCACTGCTGTTGTTGCCTTGGCCGAAATCGGTGACAAGACGCAATTGCTCGCCCTGATTCTCGCTGCACGCTTTCGTAAACCTTGGCCGATCATTGGCGGCATTGTCGCTGCCACCCTGGTGAACCACGCAGCAGCCGGTGCGGTAGGCGCATGGTTCGGCAGCCTCTTCTCAGATGCCACGTTGCACTGGATTCTGGCCGCCAGTTTCGTCGCCACCGCGCTGTGGACCTTGGTCCCGGACAAGATGGACGACGACGAAGGCAGCTCAGCCCGCAAGTTCGGCCCCTTCGTCACGACCCTGATTGCGTTCTTCATCGCTGAAATCGGCGACAAGACGCAGATCGCCACGGTAATGCTCGCCGCGCAGTATTCTCATTTGTGGTTGGTCATTCTGGGCACCACAGCGGGCATGTTGATTGCCAACGTTCCAGTGGTATTGGCCGGCAACTTCGCCGCCGACAAACTGCCCCTGACCCTGATTCGTCGCTTGGCAGCGTTTGCGTTTTTCATACTGGCAGCCTTTGCCGTTTTCAAGGCCATGCAGGTCAGCGGCTGGGTCTGA
- a CDS encoding SOS response-associated peptidase, with translation MCGRYALFRWNPAFAALPGFPADQKAQWNISPTDSVLMLRGTDSQREVARARWGLTPPWLTDLSRTPAHARAETLAEQPMFRQAFRERRCLLPANGFYEWRGTTRKRPFWLTPGEGSTLFFAGIWEAYPVQEHTYLSVAVVTQAAASQRRPLILDAQGQAAWLNPETPIQTLQALLASPQSALRERGLANLVNDPKLNAPECLTPL, from the coding sequence ATGTGTGGACGTTATGCGCTGTTTCGCTGGAATCCCGCGTTTGCGGCGTTGCCCGGTTTTCCTGCTGACCAAAAGGCGCAATGGAATATTTCCCCCACCGACTCGGTGTTGATGCTGCGGGGGACGGACAGCCAGCGAGAAGTCGCCCGTGCACGGTGGGGCCTGACGCCGCCGTGGCTGACGGACCTTTCTCGTACGCCGGCCCATGCCCGCGCTGAAACCCTTGCTGAACAGCCGATGTTTCGCCAGGCCTTCAGGGAGCGCCGCTGTTTGCTGCCCGCCAACGGCTTCTACGAATGGCGCGGCACCACGCGTAAGCGGCCGTTTTGGCTGACGCCGGGTGAAGGTTCGACGTTGTTTTTTGCCGGAATCTGGGAGGCGTATCCGGTTCAGGAACACACCTACCTAAGCGTCGCCGTGGTCACGCAGGCCGCCGCCAGTCAGCGTCGACCGTTGATTCTCGATGCCCAAGGGCAGGCCGCCTGGCTCAACCCGGAAACGCCGATCCAGACGCTGCAAGCGCTATTGGCCAGCCCTCAATCGGCATTGCGCGAACGCGGCTTGGCCAACTTGGTCAACGACCCCAAGCTCAATGCGCCCGAGTGTTTGACGCCGCTTTAG
- a CDS encoding DUF2007 domain-containing protein encodes MQKVYEPENLMEGELLQGMLASEGVQAHLTGRHLLGGVGELPVFGLLGLSVDNDQADQARQLIAAYNAAMPLSGDEPDNFPDVLVC; translated from the coding sequence ATGCAGAAAGTCTATGAGCCGGAAAACCTGATGGAAGGCGAATTGCTCCAAGGCATGCTCGCCAGTGAAGGGGTGCAGGCCCATCTGACCGGTCGCCACTTGCTTGGCGGCGTCGGTGAATTGCCCGTATTCGGTTTGTTGGGGCTGTCGGTGGACAATGATCAGGCCGATCAGGCACGGCAACTGATCGCCGCGTACAATGCCGCCATGCCGCTGTCGGGGGATGAACCTGACAATTTTCCTGACGTGCTGGTGTGCTGA
- a CDS encoding CPXCG motif-containing cysteine-rich protein, whose product MQEIQAYDCPYCGESVEAVLDLSGGDQSYIEDCPVCCRPIVFDLQTDGEEWNLDVRSENE is encoded by the coding sequence ATGCAGGAAATACAGGCTTACGACTGCCCTTATTGTGGCGAATCGGTGGAGGCCGTACTGGATTTATCCGGCGGCGATCAGAGCTATATTGAAGATTGCCCGGTGTGCTGCCGACCGATTGTGTTCGACCTGCAAACCGATGGCGAAGAATGGAACCTGGACGTGCGCAGCGAGAATGAATGA
- a CDS encoding 1-acyl-sn-glycerol-3-phosphate acyltransferase, whose protein sequence is MGEFDAIRPYDDAEVPAVLARLLSDKALLEILTHFRFPRLASAFGWILTPLIAHRLRREFDGVHSVATLQDKVEVYIDHTIERATDGVTYTGVEQLKSGIAYLFLTNHRDIAMDPAFVNYAVYHAGLTTPRIAIGDNLLQKPYVSDLMRLNKSFIVHRSITGRREKMAAYLMLSAYINHSIRNDCQSIWIAQAEGRAKDGDDRTESAILKMFHMSRKDEPFADVIQSLNLTPVSISYEYDPCDHAKARELYIRATTGSYTKVPGEDDVSIALGITGYKGRVHVSFAAPITETFDDTKQLAVEMDRRILGGYRLFPVHYLAYAQWADADPTLAVPPAAQIFPADELARAQTEWRRRVDTCPVEHRPYLVLQYAVPVRNQYRVKAGLAL, encoded by the coding sequence ATGGGCGAATTCGATGCCATCCGACCTTACGACGACGCCGAAGTCCCAGCTGTACTGGCGCGTCTGCTTAGCGACAAAGCACTTCTTGAAATCCTGACGCACTTTCGGTTCCCCCGTCTGGCCAGTGCATTCGGCTGGATACTCACGCCCCTTATAGCGCATCGGCTGCGCCGCGAGTTCGACGGGGTGCATTCGGTGGCAACGTTGCAAGACAAGGTCGAGGTTTACATCGACCATACTATTGAGCGAGCTACTGATGGTGTGACCTACACCGGCGTCGAACAGCTCAAGTCCGGCATCGCTTATTTGTTTCTGACCAATCACCGCGACATTGCGATGGACCCGGCGTTTGTCAATTACGCCGTGTACCACGCCGGCTTGACTACGCCGCGCATCGCCATTGGTGACAACCTGCTGCAAAAGCCCTACGTCAGCGACCTGATGCGACTGAACAAGAGCTTTATCGTGCACCGTTCGATTACCGGACGCCGGGAAAAGATGGCGGCCTACCTGATGCTGTCGGCGTACATCAATCACTCGATTCGCAACGACTGCCAATCGATCTGGATCGCCCAGGCTGAAGGCCGCGCCAAGGACGGTGATGACCGTACCGAATCGGCGATCCTGAAAATGTTTCACATGAGCCGCAAAGACGAGCCGTTCGCCGACGTGATTCAGTCGCTGAACCTGACGCCAGTGTCGATCAGCTACGAGTACGACCCGTGTGACCATGCCAAAGCCCGCGAGCTGTATATCCGCGCAACCACCGGGAGCTACACCAAAGTGCCCGGCGAAGATGATGTCAGCATCGCTCTGGGCATCACCGGCTACAAAGGCCGCGTGCACGTGAGTTTCGCAGCACCCATCACCGAGACATTCGATGACACCAAGCAATTGGCCGTCGAAATGGACCGGCGAATCCTCGGCGGGTATCGGCTGTTCCCTGTGCACTATCTGGCGTATGCGCAGTGGGCAGATGCAGACCCGACACTCGCGGTGCCGCCTGCTGCACAGATTTTCCCTGCTGATGAGTTGGCCCGAGCCCAAACGGAATGGCGCCGTCGAGTGGACACCTGCCCTGTGGAGCATCGGCCTTATTTGGTGTTGCAATACGCAGTGCCAGTGCGTAACCAATACCGGGTCAAGGCCGGTTTGGCGCTGTAA
- a CDS encoding YajG family lipoprotein, whose product MLHRLLFGLLAVSSLTLVGCANSPQQLSPQPKLTSQLAAVGHGQPVVVRVVDGRASPTLGTRGGLYPETSAVSVQPNDILPKLQQQAEAAVRLLGYTPSGNSGNVPQLTVTLADLKYQSPKEGLYVTEATISATFRADVVNNGKSYNGRYAASLDQRFGMAPNQETNTKLVSDVLSDALTRLFQDPTVGQMLGQ is encoded by the coding sequence ATGTTGCATCGCCTGTTGTTCGGTTTACTTGCTGTAAGCAGTTTGACGTTGGTCGGCTGTGCCAACAGCCCGCAACAACTTAGCCCGCAACCTAAACTCACGAGCCAACTCGCTGCGGTAGGTCATGGCCAACCGGTAGTGGTTCGTGTCGTGGATGGTCGCGCATCGCCCACCTTGGGCACTCGCGGTGGCCTATACCCGGAAACCAGCGCGGTCAGCGTCCAGCCAAATGACATCCTGCCTAAATTGCAGCAGCAAGCCGAAGCTGCCGTGCGTTTGCTTGGCTACACCCCGAGTGGAAATAGCGGCAACGTACCTCAGTTGACCGTGACCCTCGCAGACCTGAAGTATCAATCGCCTAAAGAAGGCCTGTACGTGACTGAAGCAACGATCTCCGCGACCTTTCGCGCTGATGTCGTTAATAACGGGAAAAGCTACAACGGTCGCTACGCCGCGTCGCTGGACCAGCGCTTCGGCATGGCACCTAATCAGGAAACCAACACCAAATTGGTCAGCGACGTGTTGAGCGACGCCCTGACACGATTGTTCCAGGACCCGACGGTCGGGCAGATGCTGGGTCAGTAA